Proteins from a genomic interval of Trifolium pratense cultivar HEN17-A07 linkage group LG6, ARS_RC_1.1, whole genome shotgun sequence:
- the LOC123889277 gene encoding uncharacterized protein At4g29660-like: protein MSSHRVPGQMSSYVWRKYADYLFTKWEKTFLWDMVEPYRRPKSFTPVVVTYVAAFYTGVIGAAITEQLYKEKYWEENPGKAVPLMKPTFYRGPWRVMGGQIPRYE from the exons ATGTCGAGCCATCGTGTCCCAGGGCAAATGTCGAGCTATGTGTGGCGAAAATATGCAGATTATTTGTTCACAAAATGGGAGAAAACCTTTCTCTGGGATATGGTTGAACCTTACAGAAGACCTAAATCATTCACTCCTGTTGTTGTTACTTATGTTGCTGCTTTCTACACTGGGGTTATTGGTGCTGCCATCACTGAACAACTCTACAAG GAAAAGTACTGGGAAGAGAACCCTGGGAAAGCAGTTCCTCTCATGAAACCAACGTTTTATCGGGGTCCATGGAGGGTAATGGGGGGTCAGATTCCCCGATACGAATGA
- the LOC123889275 gene encoding uncharacterized protein LOC123889275 yields MKSATQNKQYQEEQALMIPPKKGRHRCVTCICILLFLLLVLVTVCVVLALTLFKPKEPITKISSATLQGISPRVTLPVLNIQINVTLDIKIQVENRNRASFKHADGISLLMYKGVEVGETDIYPGLIPARSSSILPCRLNLQADKLASNMTGFIGDLMGGELSLATVTRIPGRVTFLGFIKKHIVAKSNCQFVFGVPDMEIKSQICKNTAKL; encoded by the coding sequence ATGAAGAGTGCTACACAAAATAAGCAATACCAAGAAGAACAAGCTTTGATGATTCCACCAAAAAAAGGAAGACACAGATGTGTAACTTGCATATGCATACTGTTATTTCTATTATTAGTTTTAGTAACAGTTTGTGTTGTTCTTGCCTTAACACTTTTCAAGCCAAAAGAACCAATAACAAAGATTTCTTCAGCTACTTTACAAGGTATATCACCTCGTGTAACACTTCCTGTTCTTAACATACAAATCAATGTTACTCTTGATATCAAGATTCAAGTCGAGAATCGAAACCGTGCGAGTTTCAAACATGCAGATGGAATTAGTCTTTTGATGTATAAAGGTGTTGAAGTTGGAGAGACAGATATTTATCCTGGTTTGATTCCTGCAAGAAGTTCTAGTATTCTTCCTTGTAGACTTAATCTTCAAGCTGATAAGTTAGCATCCAATATGACAGGTTTTATAGGTGATTTGATGGGTGGTGAGCTCTCTTTGGCAACAGTTACTAGGATTCCTGGTAGAGTTACTTTTCTTGGATTCATTAAGAAACACATTGTTGCTAAGTCTaattgtcaatttgtttttGGTGTTCCTGATATGGAGATCAAAAGCCAAATTTGCAAGAATACGGCAAAGTTATGA
- the LOC123891866 gene encoding NDR1/HIN1-like protein 2 — protein MKEEESSKGWIVCLVTIGIVVTIAIAVTVAFTVFQPKKFITTVDSIDVRDMDVNVNIFNMSLNLNVTLDVLVSVKNPNIFGLKYYDGFAQLNYRGEEIGEAPIPSGEISSKETKQMNVTLTIMADRILSNSQVISDVTSGGIQLNTFMRISGEVSILGLIKFHGNTTASCDFVINTSNKTIDSHVCQYKMV, from the coding sequence atgaaagaagaagaatctAGCAAAGGGTGGATAGTGTGTCTTGTAACAATTGGAATTGTGGTCACAATTGCAATTGCGGTTACAGTTGCATTCACGGTGTTCCAACCAAAAAAGTTCATCACTACGGTGGATTCAATCGATGTTCGAGACATGGACGTAAATGTTAATATATTTAACATGAGTTTAAATTTGAATGTGACATTGGATGTCCTTGTATCGGTGAAAAATCCAAATATATTCGGATTGAAATACTATGATGGTTTCGCGCAACTAAACTATAGAGGCGAAGAAATCGGGGAAGCACCTATCCCTAGCGGAGAGATATCATCTAAAGAAACTAAGCAAATGAATGTGACACTCACCATTATGGCTGATCGTATATTATCTAATTCTCAAGTTATTTCAGATGTTACTTCAGGTGGCATACAACTTAATACTTTCATGAGAATTTCAGGAGAAGTCAGTATCTTAGGCCTTATAAAATTTCATGGGAATACCACTGCATCTTGTGATTTTGTTATCAATACTTCCAACAAAACAATTGATAGCCATGTGTGCCAATATAAGATGGTTTGA
- the LOC123893015 gene encoding trafficking protein particle complex subunit 3-like, which translates to MAPVAARSGDAIFANIERVNAELFTLTYGAIVRQLLTDLEEVEEVNKQLDQMGYNIGIRLIDEFLAKSNVSRCVDFRETADVIAKVGFKMFLGVTASVTNWDAEGTTCSIVLEDNPLVDFVELPDNYQGLYYCNILSGVIRGALDMVSMKAEVTWLRDALRGDDVFELQVKLLKQVPEEYPYKDDE; encoded by the exons ATGGCTCCTGTTGCTGCTCGATCTGGTGATGCGATATTTGCTAACATCGAACGTGTT AATGCGGAGTTGTTTACTCTGACGTATGGGGCAATTGTGCGACAATTGCTTACAGATCTTGAAGAGGTTGAGGAAGTCAACAAGCAGCTAGATCAAAT GGGTTATAATATTGGCATCCGTTTGATTGATGAGTTTCTGGCTAAATCTAATGTATCAAGATGTGTTGATTTCAGAGAGACAGCTGATGTTATTGCAAAG GTTGGTTTTAAAATGTTCCTCGGTGTTACCGCATCCGTGACCAATTGGGATGCTGAAGGGACTACTTGTAGTATTGTTTTGGAGGATAATCCTTTGGTCGACTTTGTTGAGCTTCCGGATAACTATCAAGGTCTGTACTACTGCAATATATTAAGTGGAGTCATTAGAGGAGCCTTGGATATG GTGTCAATGAAGGCAGAGGTCACATGGCTACGTGATGCGCTTCGAGGTGATGATGTGTTTGAGTTGCAAGTAAAACTTCTCAAGCAAGTTCCAGAAGAGTATCCGTATAAGGATGATGAGTAA
- the LOC123889276 gene encoding calcium-binding protein CAST-like: protein MGQQELIKASPSRSFRLRSPSLNSLRLRRIFDMFDKNGDSMITVEEINQALNLLGLEAEFKELESMIKSYIKPGNVGLAYEDFVALHESLGETYFGALDEKEEETQNEDLWEAFKVFDENGDGYISAKELQVVLGKLGLVEGNLIDNVQKMIVSVDTNHDGRVDFCEFKNMMRTTIVRG from the exons ATGGGGCAACAAGAATTAATTAAGGCATCTCCATCACGGTCGTTTCGCCTTCGGAGTCCGAGTCTTAACTCACTTCGACTCCGGCGAATTTTTGACATGTTCGACAAAAACGGTGATTCTATGATAACTGTAGAGGAAATAAACCAGGCGCTTAACCTGTTGGGATTGGAAGCTGAGTTCAAAGAGCTTGAATCCATGATCAA ATCGTACATAAAGCCAGGCAACGTAGGACTAGCATACGAAGATTTCGTGGCATTGCACGAGTCGCTAGGGGAAACATATTTTGGTGCGCTTGACGAAAAGGAAGAGGAAACACAAAATGAAGATTTATGGGAAGCATTCAAGGtgtttgatgaaaatggtgatggTTACATTTCAGCTAAAGAATTACAAGTAGTGTTGGGTAAGCTTGGACTTGTGGAAGGGAACTTGATTGATAATGTTCAAAAAATGATTGTGTCTGTTGATACCAACCATGATGGTCGTGTTGATTTCTGTGAATTTAAGAATATGATGCGCACCACTATTGTCCGTGGCTAG
- the LOC123890503 gene encoding uncharacterized protein LOC123890503 — protein sequence MSIQEFYSTMTNLWDQLALMEPAELKGVKAYLDHREEQRLVQFLMALRDEFEALRGSILHRTPLPNVDSVVNELLAEEIRLKSHSLSHLDKETHTSPPSVFAAPFNKGKPQGRVGVGIDECAFCKQKGHWKSNCPQLMKAGRKNFKPPSSNVAAATSSIVAPPSVGSGIGSAYPSETNSHVFDLAEQFQKFLATQPHAMSASSIKGLNPSSLSGSTIREEDWDRP from the exons ATGAGCATTCAAGAATTTTATTCGACTATGACAAATTTGTGGGACCAATTGGCTCTCATGGAACCCGCTGAATTAAAAGGTGTCAAAGCATACCTTGACCATAGAGAAGAGCAACGATTAGTTCAATTTTTGATGGCTCTTCGTGACGAATTTGAGGCCTTGCGTGGGAGTATTCTACATCGTACTCCTCTTCCTAATGTTGACTCGGTTGTTAATGAACTGTTGGCGGAAGAAATTAGACTCAAGTCTCACTCTCTTTCGCATTTGGATAAAGAAACTCATACATCTCCTCCATCCGTTTTTGCTGCTCCTTTTAACAAAGGAAAACCTCAAGGGAGGGTTGGTGTTGGTATTGATGAATGTGCTTTTTGCAAGCAAAAAGGGCATTGGAAATCAAATTGTCCGCAATTGATGAAAGCAGGAAGAAAAAATTTTAAGCCTCCCTCATCTAATGTTGCTGCTGCTACTTCTTCTATTGTTGCTCCTCCGTCCGTTGGTTCTGGTATTGGTTCTGCATACCCATCTGAGACTAATTCACATGTATTTGATCTTGCTGAGCAGTTTCAAAAGTTTCTCGCAACTCAGCCACATGCTATGTCTGCCTCCTCTATCAAAGGTTTGAATCCCTCTAGCTTGTCAG GATCAACAATCCGGGAGGAAGATTGGGACAGGCCGTAG